One region of Mycolicibacterium insubricum genomic DNA includes:
- a CDS encoding aromatic ring-hydroxylating oxygenase subunit alpha, translating to MKVPFTWKVTGWFMIGWSAEYELGDVKALKYFGEELAAYRDARGDLHVLEAHCKHLGAHIGHGGTVVDDCIECPFHGWRWGPGGDNTYIPYQPDRPNRALKLRSYPVREQYGAIFLWYHPSGEPPQWELPDIFGKFPQFDTDPDAYYRPYPEFSRRADGIHVHPQIVAENAPDSSHFRYVHKATVTPVCLEWEGVGEEWRFLTGWPDARSDDPDKMALRIHSHYSGLGFAMSVFEGSSNHRLIFACTPVDDETSDMFYSIWWPKEPGETSDVPPPHVREEVERKFLKTVWEDVDIWEHQIYIEHPPLARVDARHYMALRQWATQFYDVTPEGAPLG from the coding sequence ATGAAAGTACCCTTCACCTGGAAAGTCACCGGCTGGTTCATGATCGGCTGGTCGGCCGAGTACGAGCTCGGCGACGTCAAGGCGCTGAAGTATTTCGGCGAGGAGTTGGCCGCCTACCGCGACGCCCGCGGTGACCTGCACGTCCTGGAGGCGCACTGCAAGCACCTGGGTGCGCACATCGGACACGGCGGCACCGTGGTCGACGACTGCATCGAGTGCCCGTTCCACGGCTGGCGCTGGGGGCCGGGCGGGGACAACACCTACATCCCGTACCAGCCCGATCGGCCCAACCGTGCCCTGAAGCTGCGCTCCTACCCCGTGCGCGAGCAGTACGGTGCGATCTTCCTGTGGTACCACCCGTCGGGCGAGCCGCCGCAGTGGGAGTTGCCCGACATCTTCGGAAAGTTCCCGCAGTTCGACACCGACCCGGACGCCTACTACCGCCCCTACCCGGAGTTCTCCCGGCGGGCCGACGGCATCCACGTGCACCCGCAGATCGTCGCCGAGAACGCCCCGGACAGTTCGCATTTCCGGTACGTGCACAAGGCGACGGTGACCCCGGTCTGCCTGGAGTGGGAGGGGGTCGGCGAAGAATGGCGGTTCCTGACCGGTTGGCCCGACGCCCGTAGCGACGACCCGGACAAGATGGCGCTGCGCATCCACAGCCACTACTCCGGACTGGGATTCGCCATGAGCGTGTTCGAGGGCTCCTCGAACCACCGGCTGATCTTCGCCTGCACCCCGGTCGACGACGAGACCTCGGACATGTTCTATTCCATCTGGTGGCCCAAGGAACCCGGCGAGACCTCCGACGTTCCCCCGCCGCACGTTCGGGAAGAGGTGGAGCGCAAGTTCCTCAAGACGGTGTGGGAGGACGTCGACATCTGGGAGCACCAGATCTACATCGAGCATCCCCCGCTGGCCAGGGTCGACGCCAGGCACTACATGGCGCTGCGCCAGTGGGCCACCCAGTTCTACGACGTCACACCCGAGGGCGCACCCCTCGGATGA
- a CDS encoding nuclear transport factor 2 family protein, protein MLEEIEAIKVLKARYCRFLDTKDIDSWRALFAPEVVVHLDLAVSTGGADPQTGPALNGFDEFFPVVWGGVEHAATVHHCHTPEIEITAPDRARAIWAMEDWLFFPGGGSLHGAGHYHETYEKRDGSWVITSLHLTRTLQHFTAPE, encoded by the coding sequence GTGCTCGAAGAGATCGAGGCGATCAAGGTGCTCAAGGCGCGCTACTGCCGCTTCCTGGACACCAAGGACATCGACTCCTGGCGGGCCCTGTTCGCCCCCGAGGTGGTGGTTCACCTGGACCTGGCGGTGTCCACCGGCGGCGCGGACCCGCAGACCGGCCCGGCACTGAACGGTTTCGACGAGTTCTTCCCGGTGGTGTGGGGCGGGGTCGAGCACGCCGCCACCGTGCACCACTGCCACACCCCGGAAATCGAGATCACCGCACCGGACCGGGCGAGGGCGATCTGGGCGATGGAGGACTGGCTGTTCTTTCCCGGCGGTGGCTCGCTGCACGGCGCCGGGCACTACCACGAGACCTATGAGAAGCGCGACGGCTCCTGGGTCATCACCAGCCTCCACCTGACCCGCACCCTGCAGCATTTCACCGCCCCGGAATGA